The DNA sequence TGATTTCAGCCCCGACACGGATCACGCCATGTTCATCAAGGTTTTTAACTGAATCTTCAGAAACGTTAGGAATCTCAGTAGTCAACTCTTCTTCTCCACGACGAGTGTCACGAACTTCGAGTTCGTACTCATCAATGTGAATAGAAGTATATACATCATCCTGAACAATACGTTCAGAAATAACAATCGCATCCTCAAAGTTGTATCCCTGCCAAGGCATGTAACCTACTAACAAGTTACGGCCAAGTGCAAGCTCACCCTTCTCAGTTGCATAACCATCAACCAATACCTGACCTTTAACAACCTCATCATCTTTTAAAACGATTGGGCGAAGGTTCACACAAGTATCTTGGTTAGTACGACGGAATTTCACCAATTCGTAGGTCACCAATTCGTTATCAAATCCTGAAGTTTTTTCATCTTCAGTCAAATCGTAACGGATAGTGATCTTTTGTGAATCAACATAAGCCACGGTACCTTTGCCTTCAGCACGCAATAAAACGCGAGAATCTTCAGCTACTCGTTTCTCCAAGCCAGTACCAACGATTGGTGCCTCAGGGCGCAACAATGGTACTGCTTGGCGCTGCATGTTAGAGCCCATCAATGCACGGTTGGCATCATCATGCTCCAAGAAAGGAATCATCGATGCTGCAACAGATACAATCTGGTTAGGCGCAACATCCATATATGCGATGCTCTCTGGACCTTCAAGAGGGAAATCACCTTGGTAACGTACTTTAATCTGACGTTCCTTGAAATTACCTTCACTGTCCTGAGGTGCGTTAGCCTGTGCAATATTTTTGTAATCCTCCTCTTCGGCAGTCAAGTAAGTTACTTCTTCAGTAATCTTACCATCGTCGATTTTACGGTATGGTGTTTCGATGAATCCCATATCGTTCACCTTTGCATGAACACAAAGAGATGAAATCAAACCAATGTTTGGACCTTCAGGAGTTTCAATCGTACATAGACGACCATAGTGTGTGTAGTGAACATCACGAACCTCGAAACCGGCACGCTCACGGGAAAGACCACCAGGACCTAAGGCTGACATACGACGCTTATGCGTAATTTCTGCCAATGGGTTGGTTTGGTCCATGAACTGCGACAACTGGTTTGTTCCGAAGAAGGAGTTGATCACAGAAGACAATGTACGCGCGTTGATCAAATCAACTGGTTTAAAGTCTTCATTATCACGAACGTTCATACGCTCTTTAATCGTACGAGCCATACGGGCAAGACCTACACCAAACTGGCTGTAAAGCTGCTCACCTACAGTACGAACACGACGGTTAGACAGGTGGTCAATATCATCCACTACTGCCTTAGAGTTAATCAAGTGAATCAAATACTTCACGATTAACTCAATATCTTTAATCGTCAAAACTCGCATGTCCAAAGATTCATTAATCTTCAGCTTACGGTTAATACGATAACGTCCTACCTCACCCAAGTCATAACGCTTGTCTGAGAAGAACAAATTATGAATAATCTCACGAGCGGTTGCTTCATCTGGAGCATCAGAATTACGCAACTGACGATAGATCTGCTCTACCGCTTCTTTCTCTGAGTTTGATGGATCTTTATGAAGGGTATTATGAATGATCTGGAATTCCGCAATGTTTACATCATCGCGGTGCAATACGATTGCATCCTGACCTGAATCAACGATATCTTCAATATCTTCCTCACTAATGACGTGGTCGCGTTCGAAAATCACTTCGTTACGGTCAATAGAGATAACCTCCCCAGTGTCCTCATCTACGAAGTCTTCCGTCCATGAACGCAATACACGAGCGGCTAACTTACGGCCAACCACCTTCTGCAATGGCGCCTTTTTAGCTTCTACCTCTTCGGAAAGACCAAAGAGATCCAAAATCTCCTTATCCGATCCGTAGCCAATAGCTCGTAACAGTGTTGTTACGGGAAATTTCTTTTTACGGTCGATGTAAGCGAACATCACGTTATTTACGTCTGTTGCAAACTCGATCCATGATCCCTTGAATGGGATAATTCGTGCCGAATACAATGTAGTACCATTGGTGTGCTTCGACTGTGCGAAGAATACACCAGGAGAACGGTGTAATTGCGATACGATAACGCGTTCAGCTCCGTTAATAACGAATGAGCCTTTTTCGGTCATGTATGGGATGTTACCCAAAAACACTTCCTGCTCAAGCGTTTCGAAGTCCTCGTTGTCCTCATCGTTGCAAGAAAGACGCAATTTCGCTTTTAGCGGCACAGAGTAGGTTAGTCCTCTGTCGATACTTTCGTCAACCGTATATTTTGGTGGATCAATCATGTAATCCACAAACTCCAAAACGAAGTTCTCACGGCTGTCGCTAATCGGGAAATTTTCTTGAAAAACCTTGTAAAGGCCTTCATTCTCGCGTTTTTCGGCAGGCGTATCGATTTGGAAAAAGTCCCTGAACGACTTAAGTTGAACATCCAGAAAGTCAGGATAGTCAATTACGTGTTTAATCGACGCGAAACTTTTTCTTTCAGTTTGAATAGCCAAGGCAGTAAGATTTAAATGATAAACTGGAAAAGGAGAGAATCCGGGAAAATGATTCGTCTATGCTTAATTTAGTCAAAATGTGCATAAACGGCAAAAGACCGGACTATGATAAGCCCGGTCAAATAAATTTCGAATTGCCCGCGTACGCTAGACATTTCAAAATTCAGAGTGTATCTTATTTCAACTCTACTTCTGCACCTACAGCTTCCAATTCTTTCTTAAGTGCTTCAGCTTCGTCTTTAGAGATTCCTTCTTTGATTGTAGATGGAGCGCCATCAACTACTTCTTTAGCTTCTTTCAAGCCAAGACCAGCCAATTCTTTAACCGCTTTAACTACTTTCAATTTAGCTGCGCCAGCTGCTTTCAACACTACGTCGAACTCAGTTTTCTCAGCAGCAGCGTCACCTTCACCAGCACCAGCTACCATTACAGGAGCTGCAGCAGCTGCAGGCTCGATACCATATTCCTCTTTTAGGATTTCAGCTAATTCGTTAACGTCTTTAACGGATAGGTTTACTAGCTGTTCTGCGAATTCTTTAAGATCTGCCATCTTTGTATTAAATTAAAATTGTTTTTTTAAAATCTTTATTAACGTTCAGAAAGGGTTTTGATGATACCCGCCAAGTTGTCTCCACCTGATTGAAGTGCAGAGATAACGTTTTTAGCAGGAGATTGAAGCAATCCAATAACCTCACCGATAAGTTCAGCCTTAGATTTAAGCTTGCTTAATGTATCAACATTATTATCACCAACGAACAGATCGAAATCGATGGAAGCACCTTTAAGGATCGGTTTCTCATTCGTTTTTCTAAATTCTTTGATTACTTTAGCCGGTACTGAAGCAGTCTCTTCACTGGCAAACATAATGCCAGACTGACCTGCGAATACAGCGCCGTTAGTAAATTCAGAAACATCAGCACCTAAGTTCTCTAATGCTTTCTGAATAAAAGTGTTTTTGTACAATTTGTACTCAACTCCTTGGTTGAAACATGCGCGACGCAAATTATTTACGTCGGCCACGCTTAGCCCAGCTGCATCTGTAATGTAGAAGACATTGTTTTCTTTCAACTTTGCAGTCAGGTCATTAATGATCTGAATT is a window from the Persicobacter psychrovividus genome containing:
- the rplL gene encoding 50S ribosomal protein L7/L12, whose amino-acid sequence is MADLKEFAEQLVNLSVKDVNELAEILKEEYGIEPAAAAAPVMVAGAGEGDAAAEKTEFDVVLKAAGAAKLKVVKAVKELAGLGLKEAKEVVDGAPSTIKEGISKDEAEALKKELEAVGAEVELK
- the rpoB gene encoding DNA-directed RNA polymerase subunit beta, translating into MAIQTERKSFASIKHVIDYPDFLDVQLKSFRDFFQIDTPAEKRENEGLYKVFQENFPISDSRENFVLEFVDYMIDPPKYTVDESIDRGLTYSVPLKAKLRLSCNDEDNEDFETLEQEVFLGNIPYMTEKGSFVINGAERVIVSQLHRSPGVFFAQSKHTNGTTLYSARIIPFKGSWIEFATDVNNVMFAYIDRKKKFPVTTLLRAIGYGSDKEILDLFGLSEEVEAKKAPLQKVVGRKLAARVLRSWTEDFVDEDTGEVISIDRNEVIFERDHVISEEDIEDIVDSGQDAIVLHRDDVNIAEFQIIHNTLHKDPSNSEKEAVEQIYRQLRNSDAPDEATAREIIHNLFFSDKRYDLGEVGRYRINRKLKINESLDMRVLTIKDIELIVKYLIHLINSKAVVDDIDHLSNRRVRTVGEQLYSQFGVGLARMARTIKERMNVRDNEDFKPVDLINARTLSSVINSFFGTNQLSQFMDQTNPLAEITHKRRMSALGPGGLSRERAGFEVRDVHYTHYGRLCTIETPEGPNIGLISSLCVHAKVNDMGFIETPYRKIDDGKITEEVTYLTAEEEDYKNIAQANAPQDSEGNFKERQIKVRYQGDFPLEGPESIAYMDVAPNQIVSVAASMIPFLEHDDANRALMGSNMQRQAVPLLRPEAPIVGTGLEKRVAEDSRVLLRAEGKGTVAYVDSQKITIRYDLTEDEKTSGFDNELVTYELVKFRRTNQDTCVNLRPIVLKDDEVVKGQVLVDGYATEKGELALGRNLLVGYMPWQGYNFEDAIVISERIVQDDVYTSIHIDEYELEVRDTRRGEEELTTEIPNVSEDSVKNLDEHGVIRVGAEIKEGDILVGKITPKGETDPTPEEKLLRAIFGDKAGDVKDASLKASPSLNGVVIDTKLFSRPKKDKDLRAKAKKDVEALKARYASDLNKVKTEMIDKMVSLLEGKTSRGIKHKFGDEIMSEGVEFNRANISNNLFPEENIYRDESAYAVSAEANLVSDLNLDNWTDDERINELIVILVKNYINKRNKITGSFKRDRFTLEVGDELPAGIVQLAKVYVAKKRKLKVGDKMAGRHGNKGVVAKIVPIADMPFLEDGTPLDICLNPLGVPSRMNIGQIFETVLGWAGRKLGKKYATPIFDGGTMDEVQGELRAAGLPDYGRSFLYDGRTGQRFDQPITVGIAYMLKLGHLVDDKMHARSIGPYSLITQQPLGGKAQFGGQRFGEMEVWALEAFGAAHILQEILTIKSDDVIGRAKAYESIVKGDNMGKPNIPESFNVLVHELRGLALEVTLD
- the rplJ gene encoding 50S ribosomal protein L10, giving the protein MNREEKIQIINDLTAKLKENNVFYITDAAGLSVADVNNLRRACFNQGVEYKLYKNTFIQKALENLGADVSEFTNGAVFAGQSGIMFASEETASVPAKVIKEFRKTNEKPILKGASIDFDLFVGDNNVDTLSKLKSKAELIGEVIGLLQSPAKNVISALQSGGDNLAGIIKTLSER